The proteins below come from a single Cryptococcus neoformans var. neoformans JEC21 chromosome 14 sequence genomic window:
- a CDS encoding ubiquitin-protein ligase, putative encodes MAALQAALLEWDINLPHLEQGRIAPAVEQVRKYIYPRNLHQVGSAKPQISPEVSHAFAIVKQYDMSKSIFDDFLDDVENNFELVEYDVLAAIERLETPAEDDDDKLVLHTMSGLFERLATWQRSWGLPLRAFQDNIYVALFTRKFHHLLHSSFPPSFPDHLLRFLHASLASLPEYLTNPPPQHDYLQSVRINYQKVLPPTPHLSRLGIFPRYAGSLSKVAHEEIERIAREEAGKGWGQRRLGRARQRIGDGVANWLSGMFEGNEAVQGALRPMFSRFDYFLCKCFFDIRTDELFDIIIDFPDSMAALEDLKECLFKVDQRLELVNKLNAANVKRLLHPGAETHVILNIYISTIRSLRILDPVGVLLHAVALPIREHLRKRPDTIKCIVEALVQGEELQDENEGGLIGEGDSEAEDFNDPKWEPEPADAAPEFRSGKTSDIVSTLVSIFGTKEVIVKELQNYLAGRLLQVKDYDVVHEVRTIELLKLRFGESALAGCDVMVKDVADSKRIDGHVQEEKKSVVHPLVLSKVFWPNMPRSSLKLPSKLQKIHAEYESSFHIFKPDKHLRFVPHLGTLSLTVTLSDRTVTVDATPLQASIMELFEKQDVWAVDQLVNKLAVGKGEVGKALGWWAERGVVKDEGAKGWRLLEFAEEEFEGE; translated from the exons TCTCCCGAGGTCAGCCATGCGTTCGCCATAGTCAAGCAATACGACATGTCGAAATCAATCTTTGACGATTTTTTGGACGATGTGGAGAATAATTTTGAACTGGTAGAGTATGATGTGCTGGCAGCTATAGAACGGTTGGAAACGCCtgcagaggatgacgatgacaaGCTGGTGCTGCATACCATGTCAGGCCTCTTTGAGCGTTTGGCAACATGGCAGAGATCATGGGGTTTGCCTCTACGGGCGTTCCAAGA CAACATATACGTCGCTCTTTTCACCCGCAAattccaccatcttcttcattcatccttccccccttccttccccgACCATCTCTTACGTTTCCTTCACGCCTCCCTCGCTTCCCTCCCTGAATACCTCACTAACCCCCCACCGCAACACGATTACCTCCAATCCGTACGCATCAACTACCAAAAAGTGCTTCCACCTACACCGCACCTCTCGAGGCTCGGGATTTTCCCAAGGTATGCGGGAAGTTTGAGCAAGGTTGCGCATGAGGAGATTGAACGGATAGCGAGGGAGGAAGCGGGAAAAGGATGGGGGCAAAGAAGATTAGGTAGGGCGAGGCAGAGGATTGGGGATGGTGTTGCGAATTGGTTATCAGGGATgtttgaag GTAACGAAGCTGTACAGGGTGCACTACGGCCAATGTTCTCACGGTTCGACTATTTCCTGTGTAAATGCTTTTTTGATATAAG AACGGACGAGCTGTTCGACATTATCATTGATTTTCCCGATTCTATGGCTGCTCTTGAAGATCTCAAAGAGTGTTTATTCAAAGTCGATCAACGTTTAGAACTAGTCAACAAGCTCAATGCTGC GAATGTTAAACGTCTCCTTCATCCCGGCGCCGAAACCCACGTCATCCTAAACATTTacatctccaccatccgTTCTCTCCGTATTCTCGATCCCGTCGGCGTCCTCTTACACGCTGTCGCCCTCCCTATCCGGGAACACCTCCGAAAAAGGCCAGATACTATCAAATGTATCGTCGAAGCGCTCGTCCAGGGGGAAGAACTGcaagatgagaatgagggCGGGTTAATTGGTGAAGGGGATAGTGAAGCAGAGGATTTTAATGATCCGAAATGGGAACCTGAGCCGGCGGATGCTGCGCCAGAGTTCAGGTCCGGCAAGACGAGTGATATCGTCTCCACGCTGGTCAGCATATTTGGTACAAAAGAAGTGATTGTGAAGGAACTGCAGAATTACCTCGCGGGGAGGTTATTGCAAGTAAAGGATTATGATGTGGTGCATGAAGTGAGGACGATTGAATTGCTAAAACTGAGATTTGGAGAAAGTGCGTTGGCGGGGTGTGATGTGATGGTGAAAGACGTGGCGGATTCAAAGAGAATTGATGGTCATGTccaagaggagaaaaaa TCTGTCGTACACCCTCTTGTTCTCTCAAAAGTATTTTGGCCAAATATGCCCCGGTCATCCCTCAAACTGCCGTCGAAATTACAAAA GATACACGCCGAATACGAATCCTCATTCCACATATTCAAACCTGACAAGCACCTCCGCTTCGTCCCCCACCTTGGTACACTCTCACTGACCGTCACCCTCTCCGACCGGACTGTCACAGTCGACGCTACGCCTCTGCAAGCGTCGATTATGGAATTGTTTGAGAAGCAGGATGTATGGGCGGTAGATCAGCTCGTGAACAAGTTGGCAGtggggaaaggagaggtgGGGAAGGCGTTGGGATGGTGGGCGGAGAGAGGAGTGGTGAAAGATGAGGGGGCAAAGGGATGGAGGTTGCTCGAGtttgcagaagaggaatttGAGGGAGAGTAG